The following are encoded together in the Primulina tabacum isolate GXHZ01 chromosome 18, ASM2559414v2, whole genome shotgun sequence genome:
- the LOC142532414 gene encoding uncharacterized protein LOC142532414: MKNHKIFDFFKKKNDESASTSDLNGPNNASPFISEPASTKKPRLENESLNEPLPNITLQYVSDPGICIPILQYPIELQDEVRRSYIDKGPIQPIYDYPFAECEGQKRRFQSSWFQKYPWLEFSIEKQSAFCFPCYVFDTNSTQFDTFTVKGFKNWKRVNCKNCPFKRHEGYENSRHSFAMRKWGDLKNLDQHIDRRLEKQSSE; this comes from the coding sequence ATGAAGAATCATAaaatctttgatttcttcaaaaagaaaaatgatgaatcAGCTTCAACAAGtgatttaaatgggccaaataACGCATCTCCTTTTATTTCAGAACCAGCGTCAACAAAAAAACCAAGACTTGAAAATGAGAGTCTTAATGAACCACTTCCGAATATCACTTTGCAATATGTTTCTGATCCTGGAATTTGCATCCCAATATTGCAGTATCCCATTGAACTACAAGATGAGGTAAGAAGATCATATATTGATAAAGGGCCGATTCAGCCTATATATGATTATCCTTTTGCTGAATGTGAAGGTCAAAAGCGTAGATTCCAATCTTCTTGGTTTCAGAAATATCCATGGcttgaattttctattgagaagCAAAGTGCATTTTGTTTCCCTTGTTATGTCTTTGACACTAATTCAACACAATTTGACACATTCACTGTCAAGGGATTTAAAAATTGGAAAAGAGTTAATTGTAAAAATTGTCCTTTCAAGAGACATGAAGGATATGAGAATTCAAGACACAGCTTTGCTATGAGAAAATGGGGAGACTTGAAAAATCTTGATCAACATATTGATAGAAGATTAGAAAAACAATCTTCTGAGTAA
- the LOC142533457 gene encoding uncharacterized protein LOC142533457, whose amino-acid sequence MILNKSPEIAHKFYQESSLLGWPRLDGDIKSVTTLSGINGEIMSSDYKYCLFETETVEFQESLEGGILIAVTGLLTLKDDVIKGFSQTFFLAKQEDGFFILNDILQVVDISGFFTSTAIQDNQKKDQVAPTQNSGLMLSVPCGKSNHPASSQTKEADENGNAKKPSDSSVSKDTDAKVVATNSSEVALSQTKEAVEKENAKKTSDSSVYMDSYANIAATNSSEVVSSHTKEVVENGNAKITSHETHHNLVRALDSSVSKDTNAKVAASNSFEVGLSRTKEAVDNGNAKKTSDSSVSKDTYAKVAAGNSSEVPSSHTKEVVKDGKAKKTSNSSVSKDTGAKVAATNSSEVTASCEKAFPVLSPVSDVKKEASPKITYASVVAKASPLTSPRNTSAHSNFDKKAVAPPTSKASASLFNGASNVSNLSSTESKPLAPSNAAEPKMQPAKRIYIGGLPYNITKQRVLEVLKQFGPVRRNSDSIQIRRHEDGFCCGFVEFESLDSARRAIEARSVKFGIKESYMAYRRSSSDRGNNEKGKGSSPPRNNGINAKRRIMAQMENARTRNSTKPKDVTKEYPNR is encoded by the exons ATGATTCTCAATAAATCTCCTGAAATTGCCCACAAGTTCTATCAGGAGTCGAGCCTACTAGGCTGGCCAAGGCTCGATGGTGATATCAAGAGTGTGACAACCTTAAGT GGCATTAATGGTGAGATCATGTCCTCGGATTATAAATATTGCTTATTTGAGACAGAAACGGTGGAGTTCCAAGAATCTTTGGAAGGAGGGATCCTTATCGCTGTAACTGGTTTGTTGACTCTGAAGGATGATGTTATAAAGGGTTTTAGCCAGACGTTCTTTCTGGCAAAACAAGAGGACGGCTTCTTCATCTTGAATGATATTTTACAGGTTGTTGATATATCTGGATTTTTCACCAGTACTGCTATCCAAGATAATCAAAAGAAGGATCAAGTTGCACCAACACAAAATTCAG GCCTCATGCTTTCAGTTCCATGTGGTAAATCAAATCACCCTGCATCGTCTCAAACCAAAGAAGCAGATGAAAATGGAAATGCTAAGAAACCATCCGACTCTTCAGTTTCTAAGGATACTGATGCAAAAGTTGTTGCTACTAATTCTTCTGAAGTTGCATTGTCTCAAACCAAAGAAGCAGTTGAAAAAGAAAATGCCAAGAAAACATCCGATTCTTCAGTTTATATGGATTCTTATGCAAACATTGCTGCTACTAATTCTTCTGAAGTTGTATCATCTCATACCAAAGAAGTGGTTGAAAATGGAAACGCCAAGATAACATCCCATGAAACTCATCACAACCTCGTAAGGGCGTTGGACTCTTCAGTTTCTAAGGACACTAATGCAAAAGTTGCTGCTTCTAATTCTTTTGAAGTTGGATTGTCTCGAACCAAAGAAGCGGTTGACAATGGAAATGCCAAGAAAACATCCGATTCTTCAGTTTCTAAGGATACTTATGCAAAAGTTGCTGCTGGTAATTCTTCTGAAGTTCCATCGTCTCATACCAAAGAAGTGGTTAAAGATGGAAAAGCCAAGAAAACATCCAACTCTTCGGTTTCTAAGGATACTGGTGCAAAAGTTGCTGCTACTAATTCTTCTGAAGTGACGGCTTCATGTGAAAAAGCATTTCCAGTTCTCTCGCCGGTGTCAGATGTTAAGAAAGAAGCATCCCCGAAAATTACATATGCTTCTGTG GTTGCAAAGGCGAGTCCCCTGACTTCTCCAAGAAATACAAGTGctcattcaaattttgacaAGAAAGCAGTAGCTCCTCCGACATCCAAAGCATCAGCATCTCTTTTTAATGGTGCATCAAACGTATCAAATCTTAGCAGTACCGAATCAAAACCTTTGGCTCCTTCAAACGCCGCTGAACCTAAGATGCAACCAG CCAAGAGAATATACATAGGAGGATTGCCATATAATATTACCAAACAAAGAGTCCTGGAGGTTCTAAAACAGTTCGGGCCAGTTAGAAGAAATTCAGACAGTATTCAGATTAGAAGACATGAG GATGGTTTTTGTTGTGGATTTGTGGAATTTGAATCTTTGGATTCTGCACGCCGTGCAATTGAG GCTCGTAGTGTTAAATTTGGCATAAAGGAATCCTACATGGCATACAGGAGATCGTCCTCCGATCGTG GTAACAACGAGAAAGGAAAAGGAAGTTCTCCACCAAGAAATAATGGTATAAATGCCAAGCGACGCATAATGGCTCAGATGGAAAACGCGAGGACTCGAAATTCAACTAAACCCAAGGATGTCACGAAGGAGTACCCGAACAGATAG
- the LOC142533254 gene encoding uncharacterized protein LOC142533254 isoform X2 → MDLWVVAAAAGAGYIAKNLQNLSVDKNEGLLEPAFKYPGNVQSESMNILQQIRYNTCPLRRLEQNRVQDDEDLASSGTGISGQRIPEFEDAESKNSFRLKRGKFVRSRRSGLNIPRPLISVENDLDYELSKDGEGFEQNVFGIFPSVSTVRPLLVTDGTGLTSRSSSASSLALFDDGVEEGRRENIVGSKVRSTMFRSHSMGHIDSAVLPRKAKRSSGLARMNCSADEVPNRLFDSLGSDGMLLLIMGLSVGILSGKTASKREVDGMKMQLMQRQNLVQDLHDELNMKEMITVKEIVNEGYHQPPQKNDTPSSVREPIASPNKEAKESTKFDSFMASNDIVENLKLRCKIEEELQAELEMLEHNINASALENISNIVELDPDYEPDIAQGDLKAMMDMEARDTAFESGDESTGTTTNNSQPPNYAVSPRELSFRLHKLIESRLEARIKELEIALSNSERRVQLLGSQGIVSGRRLSLSETEYSCSPQSPINNCGHYSTDGSLVRNISSNSLDSIKEANGTLVRATDNKQERENKVSQHDASVEKDGGQEDFVQDVGRTWDWQMSRRLMLDEDSESEDKEEADESEILLIKKIVERRRSGSAFVFNFDEFRTQDIKE, encoded by the exons ATGGATTTGTGGGTAGTTGCAGCCGCTGCTGGAGCTGGATACATAGCCAAGAACTTGCAAAATTTATCGGTGGATAAAAACGAAGGTTTATTGGAGCCGGCTTTTAAGTATCCAGGCAATGTTCAATCAGAATCCATGAATATCCTGCAGCAGATACGTTATAATACCTGCCCATTACGCAGATTAGAGCAAAACAGAGTGCAAGATGATGAAGATTTAGCTTCTAGTGGTACCGGCATTTCGGGACAAAGAATTCCGGAATTTGAAGATGCCGAGAGTAAAAATTCCTTTAGATTGAAAAGGGGGAAGTTCGTTAGAAGTAGGAGGAGTGGCTTGAATATTCCGAGGCCATTGATTTCTGTAGAAAATGACCTTGATTATGAGCTAAGTAAAGATGGTGAAGGATTTGAACAAAATGTGTTTGGCATATTTCCTTCTGTGTCTACAGTGAGGCCACTGCTGGTTACTGATGGAACTGGATTGACCAGCAGATCGAGTAGTGCTTCATCCTTGGCGCTTTTTGATGATGGAGTGGAGGAGGGGAGGAGAGAAAATATTGTTGGCTCAAAAGTAAGGAGTACAATGTTTAGGTCTCATTCAATGGGACATATTGATTCGGCTGTGCTTCCAAGGAAGGCCAAAAGGAGTTCTGGCCTTGCACGAATGAATTGTTCCGCTGATGAGGTGCCTAATAGACTCTTTGATTCATTAG GATCTGACGGAATGCTTCTCCTTATCATGGGATTGAGTGTTGGAATATTGTCTGGTAAAACAGCCAGTAAAAGAGAAGTAGATGGTATGAAAATGCAATTAATGCAGAGACAGAATTTAGTTCAAGATTTGCATGATGAACTTAATATGAAAGAAATGATTACTGTGAAGGAGATTGTGAACGAAGGCTATCATCAACCCCCTCAAAAAAATGATACACCTTCGTCAGTTAGGGAGCCAATTGCATCTCCTAACAAGGAAGCAAAAGAATCGACCAAATTTGACAGTTTTATGGCAAGCAATGATATTGTTGAGAATCTCAAATTAAGGTGTAAAATTGAGGAAGAGCTTCAGGCTGAACTGGAGATGCTCGAACATAATATAAATGCATCTGCTCTTGAAAACATATCTAATATTGTGGAG CTTGATCCGGATTACGAACCAGATATTGCTCAAGGAGATTTAAAGGCAATGATGGACATGGAAGCTCGAGATACTGCATTTGAGTCCGGTGATGAATCTACAGGTACAACCACCAATAACTCTCAGCCTCCAAATTACGCAGTTTCACCACGGGAGCTGAGTTTCCGCCTCCATAAGTTGATAGAGTCTAGGCTTGAAGCACGTATCAAGGAGCTAGAAATAGCTCTTAGTAACAGCGAAAGAAGAGTTCAACTTCTTGGCTCTCAAGGCATTGTATCCGGAAGAAGACTTTCTTTAAGTGAAACAGAATATTCATGCTCTCCCCAAAGCCCAATAAACAATTGTGGACACTACTCGACCGATGGATCATTGGTTAGGAATATCTCTAGCAATTCCCTGGATTCAATCAAGGAGGCAAATGGTACTTTAGTGAGGGCGACAGATAACAAGCAAGAACGAG aaaataaagtttcaCAACATGATGCTTCTGTGGAAAAAGATGGAGGACAAGAGGATTTCGTTCAAGATGTGGGTCGGACTTGGGATTGGCAGATGTCGAGAAGGTTGATGTTGGATGAGGATTCGGAGAGTGAAGACAAGGAGGAAGCTGATGAATCAGAAATTCTTTTGATAAAGAAGATAGTTGAGAGAAGGAGATCAGGTTCTGCTTTTGTCTTTAATTTTGATGAATTTAGGACTcaagacataaaagaatga
- the LOC142532415 gene encoding uncharacterized protein LOC142532415 produces MRGEWNGVQALFLKDSPHAYYIHCFAHRLQLALVAHFQLKSIRKDEINDLIESGEIDTGTGANQDCSLILSGATRWSSHFNSVRRFIGLFGSVSILLQDLVDKGLNSNIRGEAKGLYLDIKSFDFVFVLFLMHEVLGISEKLCQTLQKNDIDILNAMNLVSTTRINLQQIRDDRWEEFLWSVIKFCESNDIEVPDFDDCYTRGTKRSCQLKNNITVHDHYHFEIFDTLIDFQLMELNERFPESTMELLTLSNALSPVDGFRSFSLCDICSLVDKFYYHDFSQEEREDLMRELDHYKFDVPRHAQFQNLDSLHHLCQTLARTTKSVIYHLIDRLVRLVLTLPISTTTTERAFSGMKLIKMPLRNKMENDLLTNTMVVYIERDIALGIDTEFIINKLDVLKNRKIRLK; encoded by the coding sequence ATGCGTGGGGAATGGAATGGAGTCCAAGCATTATTTCTTAAAGATTCTCCACATGCttattatattcattgtttTGCTCATAGACTACAACTTGCTTTAGTTGCTCATTTTCAATTGAAATCTATCCGAAAAGATGAAATTAATGATTTGATAGAATCGGGAGAAATTGACACTGGTACTGGAGCTAATCAAGATTGTTCTTTGATACTATCTGGAGCTACTCGTTGGAGTTCACATTTCAACTCTGTTAGGAGATTCATTGGTTTGTTTGGTTCAGTGAGTATACTTCTTCAAGATCTTGTTGACAAAGGTCTCAATAGTAACATTCGAGGAGAGGCTAAAGGTTTGTACTTGGATATAAAATCATTTGACTTTGTATTTGTGTTGTTTTTGATGCATGAAGTTTTGGGAATATCAGAAAAGTTGTGTCAGACATTACAGAAGAATGACATAGATATTTTGAATGCTATGAATTTGGTTTCTACGACTAGAATAAATCTTCAGCAGATCCGAGATGATAGATGGGAAGAATTTCTTTGGAGTGTGATTAAGTTTTGTGAAAGTAATGATATTGAGGTACCAGACTTTGATGATTGCTACACGCGAGGTACAAAGCGTTCTTGTcagctgaaaaataatataacagTCCATGATCACTATCATTTTGAAATATTCGACACATTAATAGATTTTCAGTTGATGGAATTGAACGAGAGATTTCCAGAGAGCACAATGGAACTTCTTACTCTTAGTAATGCTTTGAGTCCCGTTGATGGATTCAGATCATTTTCTCTATGTGACATTTGTTCTCTTGTTGATAAGTTTTACTATCATGATTTCAGTCAAGAAGAAAGAGAAGATTTGATGAGAGAATTAGATCATTATAAGTTTGATGTACCGCGTCATGCGCAGTTTCAGAATCTTGATTCTTTGCATCATTTGTGCCAAACATTGGCCAGAACAACGAAGTCGGTTatctatcatttgattgataGGTTGGTTCGATTGGTTTTGACTCTTCCAATTTCTACAACAACTACAGAACGAGCTTTTTCAGGGATGAAACTCATTAAGATGCCACTTCGTAATAAAATGGAAAATGACCTTTTGACCAATACCATGGTTGTTTATATAGAGAGGGATATTGCTCTCGGTATTGATACAGAATTTATCATAAATAAGCTTGATGTATTGAAAAATCGCAAAATTCGGCTTAAATAA
- the LOC142533254 gene encoding uncharacterized protein LOC142533254 isoform X1, translated as MDLWVVAAAAGAGYIAKNLQNLSVDKNEGLLEPAFKYPGNVQSESMNILQQIRYNTCPLRRLEQNRVQDDEDLASSGTGISGQRIPEFEDAESKNSFRLKRGKFVRSRRSGLNIPRPLISVENDLDYELSKDGEGFEQNVFGIFPSVSTVRPLLVTDGTGLTSRSSSASSLALFDDGVEEGRRENIVGSKVRSTMFRSHSMGHIDSAVLPRKAKRSSGLARMNCSADEVPNRLFDSLGSDGMLLLIMGLSVGILSGKTASKREVDGMKMQLMQRQNLVQDLHDELNMKEMITVKEIVNEGYHQPPQKNDTPSSVREPIASPNKEAKESTKFDSFMASNDIVENLKLRCKIEEELQAELEMLEHNINASALENISNIVELDPDYEPDIAQGDLKAMMDMEARDTAFESGDESTGTTTNNSQPPNYAVSPRELSFRLHKLIESRLEARIKELEIALSNSERRVQLLGSQGIVSGRRLSLSETEYSCSPQSPINNCGHYSTDGSLVRNISSNSLDSIKEANGTLVRATDNKQERGEKNSASSCGSDHEMHSSVQKLIYGLFNEENKVSQHDASVEKDGGQEDFVQDVGRTWDWQMSRRLMLDEDSESEDKEEADESEILLIKKIVERRRSGSAFVFNFDEFRTQDIKE; from the exons ATGGATTTGTGGGTAGTTGCAGCCGCTGCTGGAGCTGGATACATAGCCAAGAACTTGCAAAATTTATCGGTGGATAAAAACGAAGGTTTATTGGAGCCGGCTTTTAAGTATCCAGGCAATGTTCAATCAGAATCCATGAATATCCTGCAGCAGATACGTTATAATACCTGCCCATTACGCAGATTAGAGCAAAACAGAGTGCAAGATGATGAAGATTTAGCTTCTAGTGGTACCGGCATTTCGGGACAAAGAATTCCGGAATTTGAAGATGCCGAGAGTAAAAATTCCTTTAGATTGAAAAGGGGGAAGTTCGTTAGAAGTAGGAGGAGTGGCTTGAATATTCCGAGGCCATTGATTTCTGTAGAAAATGACCTTGATTATGAGCTAAGTAAAGATGGTGAAGGATTTGAACAAAATGTGTTTGGCATATTTCCTTCTGTGTCTACAGTGAGGCCACTGCTGGTTACTGATGGAACTGGATTGACCAGCAGATCGAGTAGTGCTTCATCCTTGGCGCTTTTTGATGATGGAGTGGAGGAGGGGAGGAGAGAAAATATTGTTGGCTCAAAAGTAAGGAGTACAATGTTTAGGTCTCATTCAATGGGACATATTGATTCGGCTGTGCTTCCAAGGAAGGCCAAAAGGAGTTCTGGCCTTGCACGAATGAATTGTTCCGCTGATGAGGTGCCTAATAGACTCTTTGATTCATTAG GATCTGACGGAATGCTTCTCCTTATCATGGGATTGAGTGTTGGAATATTGTCTGGTAAAACAGCCAGTAAAAGAGAAGTAGATGGTATGAAAATGCAATTAATGCAGAGACAGAATTTAGTTCAAGATTTGCATGATGAACTTAATATGAAAGAAATGATTACTGTGAAGGAGATTGTGAACGAAGGCTATCATCAACCCCCTCAAAAAAATGATACACCTTCGTCAGTTAGGGAGCCAATTGCATCTCCTAACAAGGAAGCAAAAGAATCGACCAAATTTGACAGTTTTATGGCAAGCAATGATATTGTTGAGAATCTCAAATTAAGGTGTAAAATTGAGGAAGAGCTTCAGGCTGAACTGGAGATGCTCGAACATAATATAAATGCATCTGCTCTTGAAAACATATCTAATATTGTGGAG CTTGATCCGGATTACGAACCAGATATTGCTCAAGGAGATTTAAAGGCAATGATGGACATGGAAGCTCGAGATACTGCATTTGAGTCCGGTGATGAATCTACAGGTACAACCACCAATAACTCTCAGCCTCCAAATTACGCAGTTTCACCACGGGAGCTGAGTTTCCGCCTCCATAAGTTGATAGAGTCTAGGCTTGAAGCACGTATCAAGGAGCTAGAAATAGCTCTTAGTAACAGCGAAAGAAGAGTTCAACTTCTTGGCTCTCAAGGCATTGTATCCGGAAGAAGACTTTCTTTAAGTGAAACAGAATATTCATGCTCTCCCCAAAGCCCAATAAACAATTGTGGACACTACTCGACCGATGGATCATTGGTTAGGAATATCTCTAGCAATTCCCTGGATTCAATCAAGGAGGCAAATGGTACTTTAGTGAGGGCGACAGATAACAAGCAAGAACGAGGTGAGAAAAACTCCGCTAGTAGCTGTGGCAGCGATCATGAAATGCATTCGTCTGTACAAAAATTAATCTATGGTCTATTTaatgaagaaaataaagtttcaCAACATGATGCTTCTGTGGAAAAAGATGGAGGACAAGAGGATTTCGTTCAAGATGTGGGTCGGACTTGGGATTGGCAGATGTCGAGAAGGTTGATGTTGGATGAGGATTCGGAGAGTGAAGACAAGGAGGAAGCTGATGAATCAGAAATTCTTTTGATAAAGAAGATAGTTGAGAGAAGGAGATCAGGTTCTGCTTTTGTCTTTAATTTTGATGAATTTAGGACTcaagacataaaagaatga